A genome region from Carassius carassius chromosome 23, fCarCar2.1, whole genome shotgun sequence includes the following:
- the LOC132101675 gene encoding transmembrane protein 53-like isoform X3: MIGVTTHKISKHITFLTNDVAGTPTASVSAGHPKPILLLLSWLGSRPQTIAKYCEIYFRMGFDVLVVESEVSQFLWPRWGLEYGGRLLELLESERFSQRPLLVHAFSIGAYTFGQMLVHVAKDTQRYQGLTNRIRGHIYDSLVMGSLEHMVNGLGKTILPRMEGLVKLTSMMYFRVFKHQTVDYYNTSISVFWNTPVMAPALFFYSENDALCDYKSLEKMVEFWRSRGQTVESRKWKESVHAGHLRTHPQDYLSTLEYFVQSLNMVPLKAKM; the protein is encoded by the exons ATGATAGGTGTCACTACTCACAAGATCAGTAAACACATTACCTTCCTCACTAATGATGTCGCTGGGACTCCCACGGCTAGTGTTTCAGCTGGTCACCCTAAACCGatactgctgctgctgtcatGGCTGGGCTCCAGGCCGCAGACCATTGCCAAATACTGTGAGATTTACTTTCGCATGGGCTTTGATGTGCTCGTAGTGGAAAGTGAGGTGAGCCAGTTCTTGTGGCCCCGCTGGGGGTTGGAGTATGGTGGTCGTTTGCTGGAATTATTAGAGAGCGAGCGCTTCTCACAGCGCCCTCTACTGGTCCATGCTTTCTCCATAGGTGCATATACGTTTGGTCAGATGCTTGTTCATGTGGCCAAAGACACCCAGCGTTACCAAGGCCTGACAAACAGGATCAGGGGGCACATATATGACAGCCTTGTCATGGGATCGCTGGAGCATATGGTCAACG GCCTAGGTAAAACCATATTGCCCCGGATGGAAGGTCTCGTGAAGTTGACTAGCATGATGTACTTCCGTGTCTTTAAACACCAGACGGTTGACTACTACAACACATCTATCAGTGTTTTCTGGAACACTCCTGTGATGGCACCTGCTCTTTTCTTCTACTCTGAGAACGATGCACTCTGTGATTACAAGAGCTTGGAGAAGATGGTGGAGTTCTGGAGGAGCCGCGGCCAAACTGTCGAGAGCAGGAAGTGGAAGGAGTCTGTTCATGCAGGTCATCTGCGCACACACCCTCAGGATTATCTCTCCACGCTGGAGTACTTTGTGCAGTCTCTCAACATGGTGCCTCTGAAGGCCAAAATGTGA
- the LOC132101675 gene encoding transmembrane protein 53-like isoform X1: MSRAAELLVHVSFCFSSRPTSPPVSSSAFCLHREGRFMTCTAASHQRAIKEPAASLFRTCEANPSPTNTAATMIGVTTHKISKHITFLTNDVAGTPTASVSAGHPKPILLLLSWLGSRPQTIAKYCEIYFRMGFDVLVVESEVSQFLWPRWGLEYGGRLLELLESERFSQRPLLVHAFSIGAYTFGQMLVHVAKDTQRYQGLTNRIRGHIYDSLVMGSLEHMVNGLGKTILPRMEGLVKLTSMMYFRVFKHQTVDYYNTSISVFWNTPVMAPALFFYSENDALCDYKSLEKMVEFWRSRGQTVESRKWKESVHAGHLRTHPQDYLSTLEYFVQSLNMVPLKAKM; encoded by the exons ATGTCACGCGCAGCAGAGCTGCTCGTGCACGTCAGCTTCTGCTTCAGCTCGCGACCCACGAGTCCTCCTGTTAGCAGCAG CGCCTTTTGTTTACACAGAGAGGGCAGGTTTATGACCTGTACTGCAGCCAGCCaccagagagcgatcaaagagcCTGCAGCTTCACTTTTCAGGACGTGTGAGGCAAACCCGTCACCGACCAACAC AGCAGCCACCATGATAGGTGTCACTACTCACAAGATCAGTAAACACATTACCTTCCTCACTAATGATGTCGCTGGGACTCCCACGGCTAGTGTTTCAGCTGGTCACCCTAAACCGatactgctgctgctgtcatGGCTGGGCTCCAGGCCGCAGACCATTGCCAAATACTGTGAGATTTACTTTCGCATGGGCTTTGATGTGCTCGTAGTGGAAAGTGAGGTGAGCCAGTTCTTGTGGCCCCGCTGGGGGTTGGAGTATGGTGGTCGTTTGCTGGAATTATTAGAGAGCGAGCGCTTCTCACAGCGCCCTCTACTGGTCCATGCTTTCTCCATAGGTGCATATACGTTTGGTCAGATGCTTGTTCATGTGGCCAAAGACACCCAGCGTTACCAAGGCCTGACAAACAGGATCAGGGGGCACATATATGACAGCCTTGTCATGGGATCGCTGGAGCATATGGTCAACG GCCTAGGTAAAACCATATTGCCCCGGATGGAAGGTCTCGTGAAGTTGACTAGCATGATGTACTTCCGTGTCTTTAAACACCAGACGGTTGACTACTACAACACATCTATCAGTGTTTTCTGGAACACTCCTGTGATGGCACCTGCTCTTTTCTTCTACTCTGAGAACGATGCACTCTGTGATTACAAGAGCTTGGAGAAGATGGTGGAGTTCTGGAGGAGCCGCGGCCAAACTGTCGAGAGCAGGAAGTGGAAGGAGTCTGTTCATGCAGGTCATCTGCGCACACACCCTCAGGATTATCTCTCCACGCTGGAGTACTTTGTGCAGTCTCTCAACATGGTGCCTCTGAAGGCCAAAATGTGA
- the LOC132101675 gene encoding transmembrane protein 53-like isoform X2, translating into MFSRAATMIGVTTHKISKHITFLTNDVAGTPTASVSAGHPKPILLLLSWLGSRPQTIAKYCEIYFRMGFDVLVVESEVSQFLWPRWGLEYGGRLLELLESERFSQRPLLVHAFSIGAYTFGQMLVHVAKDTQRYQGLTNRIRGHIYDSLVMGSLEHMVNGLGKTILPRMEGLVKLTSMMYFRVFKHQTVDYYNTSISVFWNTPVMAPALFFYSENDALCDYKSLEKMVEFWRSRGQTVESRKWKESVHAGHLRTHPQDYLSTLEYFVQSLNMVPLKAKM; encoded by the exons ATGTTTTCCAGAGCAGCCACCATGATAGGTGTCACTACTCACAAGATCAGTAAACACATTACCTTCCTCACTAATGATGTCGCTGGGACTCCCACGGCTAGTGTTTCAGCTGGTCACCCTAAACCGatactgctgctgctgtcatGGCTGGGCTCCAGGCCGCAGACCATTGCCAAATACTGTGAGATTTACTTTCGCATGGGCTTTGATGTGCTCGTAGTGGAAAGTGAGGTGAGCCAGTTCTTGTGGCCCCGCTGGGGGTTGGAGTATGGTGGTCGTTTGCTGGAATTATTAGAGAGCGAGCGCTTCTCACAGCGCCCTCTACTGGTCCATGCTTTCTCCATAGGTGCATATACGTTTGGTCAGATGCTTGTTCATGTGGCCAAAGACACCCAGCGTTACCAAGGCCTGACAAACAGGATCAGGGGGCACATATATGACAGCCTTGTCATGGGATCGCTGGAGCATATGGTCAACG GCCTAGGTAAAACCATATTGCCCCGGATGGAAGGTCTCGTGAAGTTGACTAGCATGATGTACTTCCGTGTCTTTAAACACCAGACGGTTGACTACTACAACACATCTATCAGTGTTTTCTGGAACACTCCTGTGATGGCACCTGCTCTTTTCTTCTACTCTGAGAACGATGCACTCTGTGATTACAAGAGCTTGGAGAAGATGGTGGAGTTCTGGAGGAGCCGCGGCCAAACTGTCGAGAGCAGGAAGTGGAAGGAGTCTGTTCATGCAGGTCATCTGCGCACACACCCTCAGGATTATCTCTCCACGCTGGAGTACTTTGTGCAGTCTCTCAACATGGTGCCTCTGAAGGCCAAAATGTGA
- the tmem243a gene encoding transmembrane protein 243, with product MTTNPLNPSSNMDDDFRTRSSGADNTLFGEPLTRHTAVNLAIGGLTSLFVLVTVISSFVFPTPSPTALNIFFVVCIIMICSSVLVLIFWYRQGDLDPKFRGLIYYSIGLIILLCLCANLYFHDVGR from the exons ATGACCACAAACCCTCTCAATCCCAGCAGCAACATGGATGATGACTTCAGGACGCGCTCCAGTGGCGCAGACAACACGCTGTTTGGAGAGCCTTTAACTCGG caCACAGCTGTTAATCTGGCTATTGGTGGACTCACATCTCTGTTTGTTCTA GTAACTGTCATCAGTTCGTTTGTCTTCCCAACACCTTCTCCAACagcattaaatattttctttgtggTCTGCATCATTATGATCTGTTCTTCTGTATTGGTGCTG ATATTCTGGTATCGTCAAGGTGATCTGGATCCAAAGTTTCGTGGTCTGATTTATTATTCCATAGGTCTCATTATCCTTCTCTGTCTGTGTGCCAATCTGTACTTCCATGATGTCGGAAGATGA
- the prrt4a gene encoding proline-rich transmembrane protein 4 produces the protein MTPHSEALLLVFSFSLCGSLCAVSLNRNERAHVWASADPETATSTPWTSRSTEMDMTSPTDVLHSDGTSRDLEVDPSVDQNPSVTIDDHGLSRLLASRTPWIKTLTSAKIKPPSDIQNDEEGPQTEVSDWPNFSKQGNMEKSFKSSPLATLQPFSSKAWSTKSKTPIPWNTETYTPQTAETRFSTYQTLWKSSGAIQTPYARGTLDGTTLPRGLTDSLQPYEETKQLTDAPTVSLTEPTINMTNPDPEKKERKGVDQVKKEQNGQSTTTVIEVTESYPEAASPGDDWRKSSTLLDCSLVGTEICQSPDYSRNHASTNNTLSTPPPVYETTPPGVITPPLTPPLLVPLLTDWNAAMATWGLAWELQVYGLGCVFSLVAVLSVLSLMCLPLRWPSGCAHFSLLHLLQLLTGSSRAMWLLYDPYGQKERLPIAWARLLHEAAYPCITASFGLLLLLLTARSCTQLLSQNTLQRSTCLLAALVLLQIAIVMASMAILQLFPTLQVVPLLPPAAFVLMSSLLSFTYLLLYCCARADVKHIYRLSDSSPERPSCHASRCQFTEARMWERAARTGVFSALFLLACGSLRLYAMLNAAGLTGGVIVGLMPWPWWGFQLSCRVCETGVCLTLALVITHPLLCCGVPLSKPGGCSWLFKKPPTEGTIMAKPTILSSRCGWSLRPAEKLGLCEGIARRESESESMPLYTLVELPHSESDGLDLHYPSSPQHESCTELTQTTKKSKVSHVSSFASFDVDSTADLRPPSPIDLRRSIDEALNSEALFQHSLFGSSRLSLSTRGPPDGQPCRGNSTEPSLYRTASCGDVDPTTVPSQPRQWSTISGRPAHVSVHCSGLNSTQQSQSSLHRGDQSGQQLHRRYTTLGSTSSRGSVDVETTSHVDELAIQAEFINVCRQIDALSISSDTIDL, from the exons ATGACCCCTCACAGTGAAGCTCTACTGCTGGTCTTCAGTTTCTCACTGTGTGGTAGTTTGTGTGCTGTATCTTTAAATAGAAATGAAAGAGCCCACGTTTGGGCCAGCGCAGACCCAGAGACAGCTACCAGCACACCATGGACGTCTCGATCAACAGAAATGGATATGACAAGTCCAACCGATGTATTACATTCAGATGGGACTAGCAGAGACCTTGAGGTGGACCCTTCAGTTGATCAAAACCCCTCTGTCACAATAGATGATCATGGTTTGTCAAGACTTCTAGCCTCAAGAACACCATGGATAAAAACTCTGACTTCTGCTAAGATTAAACCTCCTTCAGATATCCAGAACGATGAAGAGGGACCTCAAACAGAGGTATCTGATTGGCCAAATTTTAGTAAGCAAGGCAATATGGAAAAATCTTTTAAATCATCTCCACTGGCAACACTACAGCCTTTTTCTTCTAAGGCCTGGAGTACCAAATCCAAGACACCTATTCCTTGGAATACAGAGACATATACACCTCAGACTGCTGAAACTAGATTTAGCACCTACCAGACACTGTGGAAGTCCTCGGGTGCTATTCAGACACCATATGCCAGAGGAACTTTAGATGGTACCACTTTGCCAAGAGGGCTAACAGACAGTCTGCAGCCATATGAGGAAACAAAGCAATTGACAGATGCTCCCACAG TTAGTCTGACAGAGCCGACTATCAATATGACAAATCCTGACCCTGAAAAAAAGGAGCGCAAGGGTGTTGACCAAGTGAAAAAGGAACAAAATGGCCAATCGACCACCACTGTGATCGAGGTCACTGAAAGCTATCCTGAAGCAG CATCTCCAGGTGATGACTGGCGCAAATCTTCCACACTTCTGGACTGCAGCTTGGTTGGCACTGAAATCTGTCAGTCACCTGACTACTCAAGGAATCATGCTTCAACTAACAACACTCTGTCCACTCCACCTCCTGTGTATGAAACCACACCCCCTGGTGTAATAACCCCACCCCTCACCCCACCTCTACTGGTCCCTCTGCTGACTGATTGGAATGCTGCAATGGCTACATGGGGCCTTGCATGGGAGTTGCAGGTATATGGACTTGGCTGTGTGTTCTCGCTCGTGGCTGTGCTGTCTGTGCTCAGCCTTATGTGTTTGCCATTGCGTTGGCCCTCTGGCTGTGCCCACTTCAGCCTCCTCCACCTTCTCCAACTACTAACAGGTTCCAGCAGAGCTATGTGGCTCCTCTACGATCCATACGGCCAAAAAGAGCGCCTACCCATAGCCTGGGCACGACTACTGCATGAAGCTGCCTATCCCTGTATTACGGCATCATTTGGTCTGCTGCTTCTACTGCTAACCGCTCGCTCTTGTACCCAGCTACTTTCCCAAAACACCCTGCAGCGCAGCACCTGCTTGTTGGCTGCCCTAGTGCTGCTGCAAATAGCTATAGTAATGGCATCTATGGCAATACTGCAACTCTTTCCCACCCTGCAAGTTGTGCCTCTATTACCACCTGCAGCATTCGTATTGATGTCCTCTCTCTTGTCATTCACATACCTGCTTCTTTACTGCTGTGCTCGTGCCGATGTCAAGCACATTTACCGGCTAAGTGATAGCTCTCCCGAGCGGCCATCGTGCCATGCTAGCAGGTGTCAATTCACAGAAGCACGGATGTGGGAAAGGGCAGCCAGGACAGGGGTATTCTCTGCCCTGTTTCTGCTAGCATGTGGCAGTCTACGACTTTATGCTATGCTCAATGCAGCAGGGCTGACCGGTGGAGTCATTGTTGGCCTGATGCCCTGGCCGTGGTGGGGCTTCCAGCTCAGCTGCAGAGTCTGTGAAACAGGAGTATGTCTCACCCTTGCTCTTGTAATCACTCACCCCCTTCTCTGTTGCGGAGTGCCCCTTTCCAAACCAGGAGGATGTAGTTGGCTCTTCAAAAAGCCACCCACAGAAGGAACAATCATGGCCAAACCCACCATCCTCTCGAGTCGGTGTGGCTGGTCACTGCGGCCTGCAGAGAAGCTGGGGTTGTGTGAGGGAATAGCACGGCGGGAAAGTGAAAGCGAAAGCATGCCACTCTACACCTTGGTGGAGCTTCCGCACAGCGAATCCGATGGCTTGGACCTCCACTATCCCAGCAGCCCTCAGCATGAGTCTTGCACAGAACTCACCCAAACCACAAAGAAGAGTAAAGTATCCCATGTATCCTCCTTTGCAAGCTTTGATGTTGACTCCACGGCAGATCTGCGGCCCCCTTCGCCAATCGACCTGAGACGAAGCATTGATGAGGCCTTGAACAGTGAGGCTTTGTTCCAGCATAGCCTTTTTGGCTCTTCCAGGCTCTCTCTCAGCACACGTGGACCCCCGGATGGACAACCCTGTCGGGGAAACTCCACCGAACCCAGCCTATACCGTACTGCCTCCTGTGGGGACGTGGACCCCACTACAGTCCCCAGCCAACCCAGGCAATGGAGCACTATATCTGGCAGACCAGCTCACGTCTCGGTCCATTGCAGTGGGTTAAACTCAACGCAACAATCCCAGAGCAGCCTACATAGGGGCGATCAGTCCGGGCAGCAACTCCACAGACGCTACACAACCTTAGGCTCTACTTCCTCCAGAGGGAGCGTGGATGTGGAGACAACTTCTCATGTTGATGAGCTTGCCATTCAGGCTGAATTCATTAACGTCTGCAGGCAGATAGATGCACTTAGTATCAGTAGTGATACGATCGACCTATAG